The window ACCTCATCCTTGTCACGAATGAACAATCGCAACATGCGAACAGCATCATCAATCGCAACTAAATTATTATGTGTAATTTCGACGGCTAATTTACCGGTTTCTGAGAAGGTCGCATATTCAGTACTCTTCCGGCTCTGAGGCTTGAGAGTCAACGTAATCTTTGTCGCCTTCTCTTTCTTTGTCTCAACTGTTTGCTGAGCAGGCTCGTATTTCAGATTGTGCAATGGAATAACAAACTCTTCACGACGGCTGTCATAACCCCAAGAGAGCGTATTTTCAACTTCAAGGACCTCCTTAATGAGATTGGCTATCTCCTCTGACCATGCTTCGTGGTTAGTGATTTTAACAAGTGGCTGTACGTCCAGCTCAGAGGGAACTCGAAGTCCACGACCGAGCACTTGAGATATAAGTAGTTTTGACGCAAAGGCTCGAGATTCATGTGGGACAATTTGAAATACATTTTTTACGTCCCATCCTTCAGTTAGCATGCTTACTGAAACGATCCACTCCACAGAGCTAGAAGGTTCGTCGACTTTCTTTAACGCTGCCAGGTTTTCCTTTCTACGCTTATCAGGGGAGTCTTTGTCACCACGAGGTTCGTATGCTGATTCGACTCGCGCCTTGGCTGCTTTAGCTGAAGGGATTCCTGAAGTTACCCAAATTGCCTTTTCCTCTGCTTCTTCAGGGCTGATTTTTTCTTTCTTAACAAGATAATCAATTAGCTCTTTCCAGACTTCTACACAGCCAGCAATGTCTTGAGTGATGATAATAGAAATTGGGCGAAGCTTTGTACCGTAATCTTTCCAGTTTTGTTGATGGACAGCGTAGGTCTTATCCCAGCTCTGCGCCTTATGTGTATCTTCAGTAACATAGTCAGGCTTTTTAACAACTTTCAATTCAATAGCCTGTTTGATCCCAAAGCGATAGATCACATCAGGAAAGTATTCATCACCTGCATATGGAGTACCAGTTACATGGATCATGTAACGAAAATCATACTCAGTATTAACAAGAAACTTTAACCACTCCTTCATAGAGGATTCACCACTGTCACTTGGGCTAAACAAGTGATGTGCCTCGTCGTTCAAAACTAAGGTTCGACTTCCATTGCCTTTGAAACTATCAGCTATAGATGAGCCTGTTTTTGCGTAAACAGCATGGATGTTTTCGACACAGATATCTCCTGGCTGAATTGTTTCAGTCCCTCTCTTAATTGCTGGTATAGGAACTTGAGCATCGAGTTCTTTTAAAATCTCTGCAAGTTTTGAATCCCCTGCTAGTGATGTGAATTTTCCAAGTAGCCCTTCCTCTATAGTAAGAGATGGGCAAAGAACTAAAACCCTATCAACCAATCCTTCAGCTAGCGCAATGGCAGCAATGCCATACATAACAAAGCTTTTCCCCGCACCTGTTGCAAGGTCAAGTGATGCAGCCTTACAATCCTTCAGAGGCATCTTTTCAAGAAAAGAATCTATATTGTCATGCCGATGGGACAGTGCATTGTTGTTGCTCCAGTTTTCACGAGCAAGACGTTCTAGGTCAGAATATTTTGGAGAGATCAAAAACCTAAAAGACTCTCGAATAGCATCCCTTTGGAAAGAGTAAGTCCCGCTTGATAGCAAATTAAGAAACGCATCATATTTATGCACAAGAGCTTCAACATCATCACTATTGTCATCAACTTTTAGGAGCTGATCAGTAATACGAAATTGCAAACTCATTTAAAGTCCCCCTTCTCAAACACGAGCGTTTTCTCATTACCGTAGCGATCGCAGAGGATAATCATCATTTTATTACCTTTGAAGTCATCCTCTGGGATACGGATTTCAAGCGTTTCAGCTTTATCTAAGCCACCTGCTGTTTTAAGCATGTCTTCTCCCCAGAAGAAACTGTCAAGACGGAAGATATCTCCATCGTAATCGAGGTCAACCATCGCCATAGAAAACGTTTCAAAATTATCAAAGTCTTCGGGATCTGTAGTGAGTGTCTGTGATCTGAATTCTTGTACCTCGACGACTAGTTCTTTAAAAAGCTCACCTTCACGATTCTTGCGCCTCGCCTTGTACCTAACTATAGGTTGAGAGATAAAATCAAAACCCACCGCATCAATTACTTCATTCACATCAGCTTCGCGCACTGGCTGTTTAAGCGCTCCAGGTTCCCCTTGCTCCAGCAAACGAAGTAAGACTGATAGAGGCACCTTAAGAAAAGCATAGGTAGCGCCTCCACAAACAACTTCATCTTCCGCAAAATCCATGGCAACAACGGGTGCAATTATATAGAAACGATCACCCTTCTTGCCACGCAAAGTCTGGTGTAAGTCTTCCACATAACCATAATCAAGCGTGAGATTTGAATAGTCAGGGTAATTCCAAACCAATACAGAATTTGTCCCAAGATAACCATCGAGCTGTAGACCATAACGAAGGTGATATTCTTCTCTGACACCAAACAACCTAAGAACAAAAGGACAATATTCTTGCCATGGAAGTTGGCGCAAAGATTCCATGTCATAAAGACCGGCACGATATAGGGCAAATTCCTTAGGTTGTAGGGGTAGTACTTTTTCAGGTTTCTCTTTAGGTGCAATTAGAGATATTCGGAACTCCTGTCCATCGACGCTAACAGTCTTATAACCGGGGCCATTATCTTGAACCGTCTGTAAATGGTCAGAAGGGATAAGAAGCTTTTCTTTTGGGCACGCTATAGAAAAAGGAACACCTTTTTTCAGTAAGCTGAACTTAGACACAAGCCCTGCAAGGCCGGCCAGCAGGTCGAGTGAAACCTCGCATTCCCCCTTTCTTGCTTTTTCAGTAATAAGCAACAAGCCTGGGTGCTTTTGTAAATGTTCTTCCCAATCTGTAACTCGTTCACTTGCAAGACGATTATCTGTTTTAGGTGTACCAATGAATGTAGAAAGAGAATAAAGCCTTTTTTGAGTTGTATAAATTGCAAGCTTGCCGCAATCCATAGCAATCCAACGTCTCCCAAGTTTTTCAGCCACTGCCGCAGTTGTACCACCACCACAAAACGCGTCTAATACGATATCTCCTTCTTTCGAAGAGGCTTCTATTATTCGCTCAATCAACAATTCTGGCTTTTGTGTTGGATATCCGTGAGATTGTGCCGATCCACCAGCTATATAAGGTATATCAGTCCATACATCTGAGAGGGGAACGCCTGGCATTTCATCAAGAAACATTATTCGACATCGGCGGATAGGCTTACCATTCCTACCTAACTTTATACGGCCGTGGCTATTAGGGACCTCTGTTTGAGGTGCATTCCAAAGGTCAGCCATTCCATCTGGCCCAGTTCGCCATCGAGCAACTGTCCCATGGAAATCAAACTCTTTCATGGATTTTCGAGGATCCAACATATTCTCTGACTTCCACCATCTACCATTAGGAAGACGGTTCCACTCAGCAGAGATATATTCGGACGAATATGGAGTGTAGATTTTATTTAGAATGGTGTCTTCACTCTTACTGTAATATAGAATGGTATCCTTCACCCTTCCAAAACGTGTATGAGCGTCGTTGTGAGACGAAGCTCTTGCCCAAGAGATGTCATTTCTGAAATTTTCTTCGCCAAAGACTTCATCAAGAACAGCCTTAAGGTAGTGGACCTTTTTCCAATCAAGATGAACATATATACTGCCATCATCAGCAAGCAATTCACGAAGGATGATAAGTCGCCGTCGAAGGAATTCTATAAATTGAGAGCCAAAGACCTTATCCCTGTAAGCCTTTTCCTTATCCTTCATAAAGTCTTGTTTGGTGGCAAAAGGAGGATCGATATAGATTAGTTTTATCTTGTTACGTGTCCCGAATAAATTAGGACCCTTTTGATCTTCGAGAAGCTCGCGCAAGGCAAGAAGGTTATCTCCCCACACCAAAAGGTTACGCCAGCCATCACCATGAGGATGATCCTCTGCAAAATGACGGACAAGCTGCCATGGTGCTGCAGGTGTCTCAGCTAAAACCTGCTCACGCTTCATCTTCCCCGCATAGTTAAGCTGATATTCCTTACCAACCTGAACCGTTCGTGATTCTCTAGGAAAAATCCTGCCTCGCCAATGGGCTGGGATTGCCTCACCAGCTTTCAATAATTCAATCAGCTGGCTGCGTTCCTCTTTACTTAAGTCTTTCATGTTTACTCACTAACTAGGAGATAGTTGACATACAAAGTTACTTGTCTGAAGAACATGTAACTAGAATGCATCGTCCATGGTCTTCGCATTAATTAAAAGGTCTAGAGAGGTATAACGTGAAGCCTGTGGTGCCTTTACTCGCCCCTTTGCGACTAATTTGATAGGGCCAATAGTTTTTGCTGGTTCTTCAAAAATCAACTTGTACTTGTTGGTATCCTTGTACTGCTCTATAGATTTAACTTTGGCAATATGTGTAATCGCAGACACTGGCGCTACCTGATATGCAGCAATATTTTTAACCTTGTTAAGCATGCTGCTGTGTATTCGAATTTGGTACCAACAATTCTCCCCTATAAACACATCCTTAAAGCCATCTTCTCGAGCGGGAACAACAATGGTGTCAATCTCTGCTGGATCTAACTGAGTCTCCTTGGGCCCCTCAAAGGAAACACTAGATACATCACTAAGAAATGGCTCGAATTTATAGAGCCGAGCCCCCTGATCAGTCTTATACCTTCCAAGAGTCAGGATCTCTACTGGGAACTTAAATTTGCTTATTAAGACAGTTTCAAGTTCATCAGGAATCTCGTCAATGATTACCAAAGCATTGAAGGAATCATCTCGATAAATGATACGTTCTAGAAGATAGTCGACATTTTCGTAACCATTTTCCTGCGCGTATTGAGCACACATTGAAAATGCAGAAGTATCAGCGGAGATTGCATCCTTTAGAATGCGCTTAACTGTTTGAGGGGTTGTTTCATAGGAAAGTGAAAAACTCAGGATCTGTATTGCAATATGCTTTAGGGGATCATGCTTTGCGAGCTCATTTTCGACGACGTAAAGCTTAGGCTCTTTTTTACTCGTTAGGTCAATCAGGTATGCATCTGGGATGTTTTGCGTTTTACCTTTTTTCCCTATCTTCTTTTTTGTCTCAAGGTAAATACGCTCGTTCCCAAAGAGAGCTCCCTTAACCTCTTGAATTGCAGTTTCTAGATCAGCCTCAAGTTCAAATGGCTCATCTGAGTATTGATTACTTTTAGACCAGAGCATTCTGTCCTCCTGTACAATTTTGCAATGTACCTTTACTTTGAGGTTTGGTACTCACCCAATAAAACAAATCAATAACCGCCGACAATACTTAATGTCTGTCCTACGTAAGCGGATAATTCGTTCTCATCAATGGGCGTAGTATCTGGCTCGCCGGCTAAACCATGATGTGACTCTCTGGAATACTCATTCAGTGAGTTCAAGTCGGCAACTAATTCACTCACATGAGCAAGAGGACTATCAACATCTGCTGATTCGATCTTTCGAATCATTCCACCCAAAGTGTCTGTCTCTTGAAATTGTCCAGGGAAACGATACTTGAACCAACTCTCAAGAACTGTTCTTGTTTTTGACTTAATTTCTTTTGGATCACCACTTCTCATACGCGCATACTCAACCAAGGCTTCATGGTCTTTGAAATAACCTGCCTTTATTTCCTCATCAATATCCCACTGGTTTATCGTCGATGGCGCATCTTGCCCAGCACTCGTCAATTGAAGTTTAGAGCACCCACCCAGGCCAGCAATTCTCTGATTAACGTTATGCAAAAACAAAGGATCATGAGAAAAGACGATGACTTGTTTAGCTTTCTGTCCCATCTCCTTAATCAATGTACAAGTGTAGTTTCTGCGAAAACGATCCTGACTGGTGAAGGGGTCATCAAAAACTATGACTTTTTCTGTGAGTCTAGAGTCACTTTCAATCTGGGCAATAAAAAATGCAAAAGCTAATGCACTCTTGTCGCCAGAGCTGAGAGTATTTTTAAAAGATGGAGCTCCCCTATCACCTTCTAGGCTTATAACCGATCCATTAATTTCTATTTGATATGTTGAACGAGGCAAGCGACCAACATAATCCTTTTTTGTATCTCTTATTCTAAAACCTGTTCCGAACCACCCTAACAACTCATTTATACGTTTTTCATAGTTTGAAAGAATATCTTCATCATAATCATCAAGGGCTTGCTTGGCGGTAATTTTAGCTCTGTCGCAATCACGCTTCTCTTGTAACGCCTCAGTATATTCAGTGCAGGCAGTAGTCGCCCCTACTTCGTATCTGGCCTTTTGAAGTTTCAGCACCTTCAGTGCAACAACTTCATTGTCCAAATTCCCAGTTGAGACTGCTTGCTTTTTACCGTCAATCAATTGATTCAGTTCGTTGATCTTTAAATTGTAATTTGTAACGACATCTTGAGTAGCACTAACCGCTTTCTCTGCAGCAAGAAAGACTGAGTCCAGTTCGATCTTATCAAGTGGTTTTTGCTGTTTTGCTTTTGCTAGAGATATGGCCGCATCTCTAAGAGCAACTAATGGTGTATATATCGCTTTTTTGAAATCTACTTGAGGACATTCCTCCTCCTTCACAAAAGCAGACCAATATTCCCAAAGTTTTTCGTTTGACTGGATGACCTGCTGTACTTCAAAAATTAATTGATCTGCAAGATCTGTTGAGACATCTTGAGTCAATGAATTCACAATATCTTTATGATCTTGGTATGCTTGGTTGAAATAAGTTCGATAGGCAGACACCATGTCATTGACCTTTACGTCCTGCGCACAAAATGGGCAAGAGTCCTGAACGACATGGTCTAAACCTGTTTGTAGCCAGCCCTCTTCTTCAAGTCCGTGCTTTTCCAAATGCTGACGCACGATATTTTCAGCATCACCAATTACACCTTCAACGGTGTTACTTAGCGTGTCTGCAAAATCAGTTGGCAACTTTGGGAGATCTTTGAGCTCACGCATTTTCGAGGTGGTCTTAATTTTTTCAGAGTCATTAAGAATTCGGATTTCTTCTTCTTTATTTGTAATTTTCTCATCTACGTCATCATCCTTGGAGAGAGCCACAAAATTATCCAGAGTCAAGCCTTGCAGCTCTTTTGGGATATAACCTTTGGCGGTGGCCTGCTTGGTGTTTAATTGGGTTTGAGCAGTTGTAATAGCTGTATCTGCTTCCTCAACAGCATGGGCAAGCTGAACCCCATCGTGACCCACAATAACTCTGTATAAATTACGACGATGATCAGTTGTAACGGCATCACCTATGTAGACGTTGTTATGTACAAATGAAATGTCGAAAATAGCTAGATCAGGATAAGCAGCATC of the Deltaproteobacteria bacterium IMCC39524 genome contains:
- a CDS encoding DEAD/DEAH box helicase family protein; its protein translation is MSLQFRITDQLLKVDDNSDDVEALVHKYDAFLNLLSSGTYSFQRDAIRESFRFLISPKYSDLERLARENWSNNNALSHRHDNIDSFLEKMPLKDCKAASLDLATGAGKSFVMYGIAAIALAEGLVDRVLVLCPSLTIEEGLLGKFTSLAGDSKLAEILKELDAQVPIPAIKRGTETIQPGDICVENIHAVYAKTGSSIADSFKGNGSRTLVLNDEAHHLFSPSDSGESSMKEWLKFLVNTEYDFRYMIHVTGTPYAGDEYFPDVIYRFGIKQAIELKVVKKPDYVTEDTHKAQSWDKTYAVHQQNWKDYGTKLRPISIIITQDIAGCVEVWKELIDYLVKKEKISPEEAEEKAIWVTSGIPSAKAAKARVESAYEPRGDKDSPDKRRKENLAALKKVDEPSSSVEWIVSVSMLTEGWDVKNVFQIVPHESRAFASKLLISQVLGRGLRVPSELDVQPLVKITNHEAWSEEIANLIKEVLEVENTLSWGYDSRREEFVIPLHNLKYEPAQQTVETKKEKATKITLTLKPQSRKSTEYATFSETGKLAVEITHNNLVAIDDAVRMLRLFIRDKDEVLATKWPKSKIKKFIEDALKKGGYDTDYLSRENLTLVQQAFGPLFRPVGREHPRMTQVAKELVDVDYRNAPRQSFSESRMKEHGAVYHVTGDDNSFDKDESLLWDQYSKWVQIAQIDESGLNDSAREIAKRIHQIDAAKYKSPNNIHYASHEPERKFSDLLFENSELVERFTKIPDRGVYSFPYSYKPAKTGKTHTVNEQFNPDFAIQLKDSKIILIVEIKQEGDDGNRNKAKFRDGMAHFKALNAALVEAGKPWQYHFYFLSPEDYVGFFDQIRNDKIDGWHSSLMQELGKA
- a CDS encoding site-specific DNA-methyltransferase, with the translated sequence MKDLSKEERSQLIELLKAGEAIPAHWRGRIFPRESRTVQVGKEYQLNYAGKMKREQVLAETPAAPWQLVRHFAEDHPHGDGWRNLLVWGDNLLALRELLEDQKGPNLFGTRNKIKLIYIDPPFATKQDFMKDKEKAYRDKVFGSQFIEFLRRRLIILRELLADDGSIYVHLDWKKVHYLKAVLDEVFGEENFRNDISWARASSHNDAHTRFGRVKDTILYYSKSEDTILNKIYTPYSSEYISAEWNRLPNGRWWKSENMLDPRKSMKEFDFHGTVARWRTGPDGMADLWNAPQTEVPNSHGRIKLGRNGKPIRRCRIMFLDEMPGVPLSDVWTDIPYIAGGSAQSHGYPTQKPELLIERIIEASSKEGDIVLDAFCGGGTTAAVAEKLGRRWIAMDCGKLAIYTTQKRLYSLSTFIGTPKTDNRLASERVTDWEEHLQKHPGLLLITEKARKGECEVSLDLLAGLAGLVSKFSLLKKGVPFSIACPKEKLLIPSDHLQTVQDNGPGYKTVSVDGQEFRISLIAPKEKPEKVLPLQPKEFALYRAGLYDMESLRQLPWQEYCPFVLRLFGVREEYHLRYGLQLDGYLGTNSVLVWNYPDYSNLTLDYGYVEDLHQTLRGKKGDRFYIIAPVVAMDFAEDEVVCGGATYAFLKVPLSVLLRLLEQGEPGALKQPVREADVNEVIDAVGFDFISQPIVRYKARRKNREGELFKELVVEVQEFRSQTLTTDPEDFDNFETFSMAMVDLDYDGDIFRLDSFFWGEDMLKTAGGLDKAETLEIRIPEDDFKGNKMMIILCDRYGNEKTLVFEKGDFK
- a CDS encoding AAA family ATPase; this translates as MLKKIHFIRNVGKFHAYEARGDLQLKKYNLIFGPNGLGKTTICSILRSLQEDNPEILLERKTIGSDAPPSARIEHVDGACKFKDGAWDAAYPDLAIFDISFVHNNVYIGDAVTTDHRRNLYRVIVGHDGVQLAHAVEEADTAITTAQTQLNTKQATAKGYIPKELQGLTLDNFVALSKDDDVDEKITNKEEEIRILNDSEKIKTTSKMRELKDLPKLPTDFADTLSNTVEGVIGDAENIVRQHLEKHGLEEEGWLQTGLDHVVQDSCPFCAQDVKVNDMVSAYRTYFNQAYQDHKDIVNSLTQDVSTDLADQLIFEVQQVIQSNEKLWEYWSAFVKEEECPQVDFKKAIYTPLVALRDAAISLAKAKQQKPLDKIELDSVFLAAEKAVSATQDVVTNYNLKINELNQLIDGKKQAVSTGNLDNEVVALKVLKLQKARYEVGATTACTEYTEALQEKRDCDRAKITAKQALDDYDEDILSNYEKRINELLGWFGTGFRIRDTKKDYVGRLPRSTYQIEINGSVISLEGDRGAPSFKNTLSSGDKSALAFAFFIAQIESDSRLTEKVIVFDDPFTSQDRFRRNYTCTLIKEMGQKAKQVIVFSHDPLFLHNVNQRIAGLGGCSKLQLTSAGQDAPSTINQWDIDEEIKAGYFKDHEALVEYARMRSGDPKEIKSKTRTVLESWFKYRFPGQFQETDTLGGMIRKIESADVDSPLAHVSELVADLNSLNEYSRESHHGLAGEPDTTPIDENELSAYVGQTLSIVGGY